DNA from Chitinophaga pendula:
ATCCCGCAGAAAGGGTAACGGCATGTTGTTCACAAATGCCAACATCAAAAGCGCGTTCCGGCATTTGTTCCATCATGAACTTCAGGGAAGAACCGGATGGCATAGCCGGCGTGATCCCCATGATCTTATCATTTTCCTTCGCAAGTTCAATGATGGTATGACCAAACACATCCTGGTATTTGGGAGGTTGTGGCATTTCCACCACCTTTTTAAAGATCTCACCAGTGATCTTGTCAAACAAACCTGGCGCATGCCAGGTCGTTTGGTCTTTTTCCGCCAGGGCATATCCTTTCCCTTTTGTTGTGACAATATGCAATAGCTTCGGACCAGGGATATCTTTCAGATCCTGTAAGGTATCTACTAATTTGATGATGTTGTGCCCGTCGATAGGACCAAAATAGCGGAGATTTAACGATTCAAAAAGGTTACTGCTGCTGGAGACCATACCTTTCAGGCTGGCTTCAAGTTTAGACGCCATTTCCCTCGTAAACCTCTTACCTACTGGCAATTTGCCAAGCAAATTCCAAACGTCATCTCTCAGTTTGTTGTAAGTAGGAGAAGTGGTAATATCGGTCAGGTATTCCTTCAGCGCGCCCACATTAGGATCAATGGACATGCAGTTGTCGTTCAAAATGATCAGGACGTTAGCATTGGCAACACCAGCATGGTTCATGGCTTCGAATGCCATCCCCGCTGTCATTGCACCATCACCGATAACAGCGATGTGCTGACGGTCAAATTCTCCTTTGTAATGAGAAGCCATTGCCATACCCAACGCTGCAGAAATAGAAGTAGACGAATGTCCTACTCCAAAAGTATCGTATTCGCTTTCGTCCCTTTTGGGAAATCCGCTGATGCCCTTGTACTTCCGGTTGGTATGAAATACTTCGCGGCGTCCAGTCAGGATCTTATGGCCATATGCCTGATGCCCTACGTCCCATACCAGCTGGTCATACGGTGTGTTAAACACGTAATGCAGTGCTACAGATAACTCCACTACACCCAGACTGGCAGCAAAGTGTCCGCCATGTACACTTACCACATCTATGATATACTGACGCAGCTCCTCAGAGACCTGGTGGAGTTGCTCTTTACTTAACTTGCGTAGATCTGCTGGATATTCGATCTGTCCCAGCAGCTGACCCGGCATAATATTCATACTTTGGCTCAGGGTTTTAATGAGCAAAAATACTGGAAAATAGGCAAATGTTGTGCCCATAACTCCTTACACTTTAAAAATAGATACATGTTGTAAATATCCCCGGATCATCGGCAAATAGGCCGGTAGCCACTGTGCCCAGACCAGCTTCTTGCTTCGTTTTTCAGCTATAAAGGGACTATTTTGGGCCTCAACCTCCGTTGCTCCTGCTTATATACCATTGATAACAATTACTTTTAGCCCGGTACCGGCATATGGTATTTTTGACATTCAGCTTAGTTTCCTAATTTTAGATAGATGTTTAAACAGGTATCAAAATATTGGTGGTGTCAGGGTTTGGGATGGATGGCATATTTTCTGATGACTATCTACAATTTCTTCTCCACTTTTGGAATCATACGATATATTGAAATATTTAACCTGTTAATATTCATTACATTCGGTATACTATCCACCCACCTTTTTAGAAATATCCTCAAGCGCTACAATTGGCTTAGTTATAGTTTCGAAAAACAGGTATGGTTGTTTTTCATATGCGTCATTAGCTCGGGGGTCATTATCAGGTTTGGCGTGTTAGTGGTGACTAATCTTTTCCGGTATCCGTCCCAAAAAAAGGCGCTTTCCAGTGAAACAACCGTATTGGAATTGTTGGGTACCTCATTACTCATGGTGGTATGGTGGCTCATTTACTTTATCTGGCACTATGTCGATCGTAACCGTAAAGCCCAGGTAGATCAATTGAAACTGGAAAGTACAGTAAAAGAACTGGAATTGAAGACGATCAAGGCGCAAATGAATCCGCATTTTATCTTTAACGCACTCAACAGTATACGGGCGTTAGTAGACGAAAATCCGCAACGAGCAAGGGCTGCAATTACAGAATTGTCTAATATACTACGGAACTCCATGCAGGTAGAAAAGGGGGAAACAGTACCACTTGAGCACGAGCTGAATATTGTAAAAGATTACCTTGCACTGGAGAACATCCGATTCGAAGAGCGTCTGCACGTCACATACGATATTGATCCGGATACGCTGGAACTGCCAGTACCGCCTATGATGTTGCAGACACTGGTGGAAAATGCGATAAAACATGGGATCTCACGTTCTGTTAATGGCGGGACTATTCATATCAGCTCCCATGTATTAGGGGTATTACACGAGATACAAATAGAAAATACCGGACAGATGCTGGAAGAAGTAGGAGAGCATGGATTTGGTCTGCAAAGTACCCGCCAGCGCTTGAATGTGTTGTTTGGCCATAAGGCATCTTTCGAGATCCATAACAAAGACACGGAAATGGTAGCCGCCAAAGTAGTGATGCCTTTGATTTAGATGGATTGCTTACCGGTCGATTTATGTAAAGTCCAAATATATACTCATCAACCAAACCTTATAGTTGACAATGAAAAAAGCATTGATCATTGATGATGAACGCCTGGCCAGAAGCGAACTGAAGAAGTTATTGGCCGAGCACCCGGAAATTGTAGTAGTAGGAGAAGCAGTAAACGCTAAGGATGGGCTGGAAAAAATAGAAACCTTACATCCTGACCTGCTGTTTCTCGACATACAAATGCCGGATAAAACGGGTTTTGAATTGTTAGCGGAACTGGAAAAGGTGCCGCAAGTGATCTTTACGACCGCATATGACGAATATGCCCTCAAGGCATTTGAATACAACGCTCTTGATTATCTGCTTAAACCTGTAGAACCTAAACGCCTTGCGGATGCTATCCATAAATTACATCAGCAGGAAGAAAAAGAACGACAGGCAGCTGCTGGTATCATTCGTACCACACTGTCTGAAAATGACCAGGTGTTTGTAAAGGATGGAGATCGTTGCTGGTTTGTTAAATTACAGGAAATCAGGCTTTTTGAGAGTGTGGGTAATTATGCCAGGGTATACTTTGAGAATAATAAGCCATTGATACTCAAGTCACTCAACGCGCTTGAAGAGCGATTAGACGAGCGGACTTTTTTCCGAGCTAACCGTAAGCATATCGTTAATCTGAGAATGATCGAAAAGATCGATACTTATTTTAATGGTGGGTTGTTGCTGGAAATGCGTGGGGGAGAAAAGATTGAGGTGAGTCGCCGGCAAGCTGTGAAATTCAAAGAAATGATGAGCCTTTAAACAAAGAGGATACCACCGATCTGTCAATACCATTGCCCTGATATAGACGGATTGGTGATTTCCTGCATATTAGATTGTTATTATGTTGTTTAATATCAATTAAAGTACTTTAAAATAAAAAGGGCCGCCCTGGAAAGGGCAGCCTTTGGGTTTTATGTTGCTTATGAGAATAAACTATGGAACGATATATTACAAATTATAAAAAGCTTCTTTAAAAAAACAGCGCTATTTTATACGGACTGTCTGCTGATTGCATTACTTTTTCCTTTCTTCTCTTTCTCCTCTCCAGCCTCATTCATCCCTTATTCCAGTAGTCGTCACGTCATCTTTCTGACATGATTATAAGCATATCAAGCCTGTAAATCCTTATAGGATAATCTGTTATATTGTATGATGTAATTTGATGTTTTGCCTGTTAGCATAAACCTGAGCCGGTATGAACTGCCTTTTGGGGCAGGAGATATCCTGGTTGATCATTTGGGTCTTCAATAAGCTGGCGGTTTACATTTTGGTTGAATATTAAACACCTGCCGGAATAAAATGGTTGTCCATCTCCCGACTGGTAAGTATTATTGTGTCAGCTACATAGTATTAACTGTGTAACTTACACATTTACAGGTGCTGTGTGAACAGCATCTGCGACCTCTTTTATAAGAGAAAGATCTTTTTCAATAGCATTGCCTACTACTATAATGTCAGCTCCTGCTTTACAATTTAAGTAAGCCTTTTCTGCGTCTCTGATGCCGCCACCAACGATTACGGGGGCACTTACTTGGCTGGACACTCGGCTGATCATACTCTCCGTAATTGGTTTTCGGGCGCCGCTGCCAGCATCCATGTAAATTACCTTCATTCCCAGCATCTCTCCGGCCATGGCAGTACACATCGCAATATCGTCCTTATCTGCCGGAATAGGCGTGGTATTGCTGATATAAGATACAGTAGTCGGGGCGCCGCCGTCGACTACCATATAACCTGTCGATATCACTTCCAGACCACTTTTCTTGACTGCAGCAGCAGACACCACATGTTGTCCAATAAGTAATTCCGGATTTCTGCCTGAAATAACGGACAAGTATAACAACGCGTCTGCGAAACGAGATACCTGTGAAGGACTCCCGGGGAATAATACCACGGGAATGTCACAACTGCTTTTAAGCTGTTGTACACATTCATCGAGATGTTGAGTGATCACGAGGCTTCCTCCTAAAAAAATATAGTCAACATTTGCAGCAGTACACTTCTCCGCCAGCTCAATCACGCCAGCAGGGGTCACCTTATCCGGATCAATCAGAACTGCAAATGACTTTATACCTTTTGCCTTTCTTTCTAAAAATGAATTGTATATTTTATTGGACATTAAGATAGCATTGTTCCGGTTGTCGCAAATGTATAAATTTTTCGGAAATAAGTCACATTGTTAAATAAATATGCATATAATGCATTCTTTATTCGACCCAACGCCCTCCCAGGACACTTTTAAACCCCTCTCTACAGCAAGCTTCGGGCCATACTCTACCTCTTAAAACCACTAACGCTTAAAAAGGTTACAAAGTTGAAAAAAATGGTGTAAAAATTGTTACTGGGGAGGGACAGCCAACGTCTCCTATTATCCACAAGCTGTGCATAATAAAAATAAGCCGCAGCTGGTATAAAAGGCTACTTTAGCAACACCCGCAATGTTGAATGTTTTAGTCTATTCCTAATCCTCATAAAAAATCTTGGGCATGAAAAATCAAGTCAATAAAGGCGGACTTACTTTCCGGCGTCATTTTACGAAGGAAAATGTAAGTCCATATGAGCTATTTGAGTATGAACTTCGCTCATCAGTGATCCGAAATCCTGGCGGCGACGTCGTATTTGAAATGAATAATGTGGAAGTGCCCAAAGCGTGGTCGCAGATTGCGACAGATATACTAGCCCAGAAATATTTTCGCAAGGCGGGTGTTCCCCAACCCGATGGGACCATTGGTAGAGAAACCTCCGTAAAAGAGGTAGTGCATCGTATGGCAAACTGCTGGCGGGTATGGGGGGAGCGCCATAATTACTTTGCAGCTCCGCAGGATGCACAGATATTCTATGACGAATTAGCCTACTGTATGCTTAATCAGGCTTGTGTCCCTAATTCTCCCCAGTGGTTCAACACTGGCCTTTATGAAAGTTATGGAATTGCAGGTTCCCCTCAGGGGCATTATTTCATTGATCCGGCCACGGAACAATTGCAAAAGTCAACTTCTGCTTATGAGCGTCCCCAGCCCCACGCTTGTTTTATCCTCAATGTGAACGATGATCTCGTTAATGATGGTGGCATCATGGACCTTTGGGTAAGGGAGGCACGTATTTTCAAATACGGTTCAGGAGTAGGTACGAACTATTCTGCTATCCGGGGAGAGGGGGAGCAACTAAGTGGCGGAGGCACCTCCAGTGGACTAATGAGCTTCCTTAAGATAGGAGATCGGGCAGCAGCTGCTATTAAATCGGGAGGTACTACCCGCAGAGCCGCCAAAATGGTATGCCTGGATCTAGATCACCCGGAGATAGAATCATTTATTAATTGGAAAGTAGAAGAAGAAAAAAAGGTAGCCGCCCTTATAGCTGCCGGATATTCATCCGATTACGAAGGAGAGGCCTATCGTACCGTCTCCGGACAAAACTCCAACAATTCAGTCCGGATACCCAATGCATTCTTTCACAGGTTGGAAAACAACGAGGATTGGGAGCTAACCGCACGTTCTACCGGAAAACCAATAAAGACCGTCAAGGCAAAGGATCTATGGGAGCAAATTGCTTATGCTGCCTGGCGCTGTGCTGATCCGGGTACTCAATATGATACTACTATCAACGAATGGCATACCTGCCCGCAGGGAGGACGTATCAATGCTTCCAATCCCTGTTCAGAATACATGTTTTTGGATAATACAGCTTGTAACCTTGCTTCTGTAAACCTTCGCCGTTTTTTTGATGAAAGTAATAACCAGTTCGATGTGAGTGGTTTTGAATACACCGTCCGCCTATGGACCGTTGTACTTGAGATTTCGGTGCTTATGGCCCAGTTCCCATCAAAAGAAGTCGCCCAGCTCAGTTACGAATACCGTACGCTGGGATTAGGATATGCCAATCTGGGCTCTATGCTGATGGTAAGCGGTATTGCTTATGATAGTGAGGAAGCTCGTGGTATCGCCGGAGCAATCACCGCTATCATGACAGGCGTGGCCTATAAGACTTCTGCGGAAATGGCGGCTCACCTGGGCGCTTTTCCCCGATACGAAGAAAATAGGAAGGATATGCTTCGCGTAATGCGGAATCATCGGGCGGCGGCATATGATGCCATAGATGCCTATGAAGGGATAGAAATAAAGCCAATGGGTATTAATGCCCGGTTCTGCCCTGATTATCTGCTTAAAGCGGCTACTAAGGCATGGGATGATGCGGTAAAGCTGGGAGAGGAATATGGCTATCGCAATGCTCAGGCAACAGTTATTGCTCCCACTGGTACTATCGGCCTGGTAATGGACTGTGACACCACCGGAGTAGAGCCGGACTTCGCGTTAGTGAAATTCAAAAAATTAAGCGGCGGCGGATATTTTAAGATCATTAATCAGTCCATTCCTTCTGCATTAAAGAATTTAGGATACAAGCCGAATGAGATCACGGCGATTGTTGATTATGCAAAGGGAAGTGGCTCCTTCGCCGGTGCTCCTTATATCAATCATCAGACCCTGAGTGAAAAAGGTTTTATAGCGGATGAAATGAAAAAACTGGATGCAGCAGTCATCTCTTCTTTCGATATTTCGTTTGTCTTTAACGTCTATACGCTGGGGGAAGAGTGTTTGCAACGCCTGGGTTTCCAGCCGGAGCAGTATTACAACCTGGAATTCAGCCTGCTACACGAACTGGGCTTTACGGAAGAGCAGATGGAGGCTGCAAATGACTTTATTTGTGGCACGATGACGG
Protein-coding regions in this window:
- a CDS encoding geranylgeranylglyceryl/heptaprenylglyceryl phosphate synthase, which codes for MSNKIYNSFLERKAKGIKSFAVLIDPDKVTPAGVIELAEKCTAANVDYIFLGGSLVITQHLDECVQQLKSSCDIPVVLFPGSPSQVSRFADALLYLSVISGRNPELLIGQHVVSAAAVKKSGLEVISTGYMVVDGGAPTTVSYISNTTPIPADKDDIAMCTAMAGEMLGMKVIYMDAGSGARKPITESMISRVSSQVSAPVIVGGGIRDAEKAYLNCKAGADIIVVGNAIEKDLSLIKEVADAVHTAPVNV
- a CDS encoding vitamin B12-dependent ribonucleotide reductase, which encodes MKNQVNKGGLTFRRHFTKENVSPYELFEYELRSSVIRNPGGDVVFEMNNVEVPKAWSQIATDILAQKYFRKAGVPQPDGTIGRETSVKEVVHRMANCWRVWGERHNYFAAPQDAQIFYDELAYCMLNQACVPNSPQWFNTGLYESYGIAGSPQGHYFIDPATEQLQKSTSAYERPQPHACFILNVNDDLVNDGGIMDLWVREARIFKYGSGVGTNYSAIRGEGEQLSGGGTSSGLMSFLKIGDRAAAAIKSGGTTRRAAKMVCLDLDHPEIESFINWKVEEEKKVAALIAAGYSSDYEGEAYRTVSGQNSNNSVRIPNAFFHRLENNEDWELTARSTGKPIKTVKAKDLWEQIAYAAWRCADPGTQYDTTINEWHTCPQGGRINASNPCSEYMFLDNTACNLASVNLRRFFDESNNQFDVSGFEYTVRLWTVVLEISVLMAQFPSKEVAQLSYEYRTLGLGYANLGSMLMVSGIAYDSEEARGIAGAITAIMTGVAYKTSAEMAAHLGAFPRYEENRKDMLRVMRNHRAAAYDAIDAYEGIEIKPMGINARFCPDYLLKAATKAWDDAVKLGEEYGYRNAQATVIAPTGTIGLVMDCDTTGVEPDFALVKFKKLSGGGYFKIINQSIPSALKNLGYKPNEITAIVDYAKGSGSFAGAPYINHQTLSEKGFIADEMKKLDAAVISSFDISFVFNVYTLGEECLQRLGFQPEQYYNLEFSLLHELGFTEEQMEAANDFICGTMTVEGAPYLKAEHLPVFDCANKCGKKGERYIHPHGHIRMMAAAQPFISGAISKTINLPNEAVVEEIADSYKLSWELGLKACALYRDGSKLSQPLSNKSDKKKKLIASTEAPATATQIIDLDQLTIDELLGEINKRMMASPDTTLKRALSRIVERKSLPAKRRGFTQKAKVGGQAIFLRTGDYNDGTLGEIFIDLAKEGSTLRSLMNCFAIAVSVGLQYGVPLEEFVDKFVFTRFEPAGMVDHPNIKSATSLIDYIFRVLGYEYLGRTDLVHILDTPDDMGGEQKHEEPDQGTTELSNVRITVVGNNFVAKPVKQAAVAMSGSHESNTQDYMRSMQSDAPACNTCGHITVRSGTCYKCLNCGNSMGCS
- a CDS encoding sensor histidine kinase is translated as MLVVTNLFRYPSQKKALSSETTVLELLGTSLLMVVWWLIYFIWHYVDRNRKAQVDQLKLESTVKELELKTIKAQMNPHFIFNALNSIRALVDENPQRARAAITELSNILRNSMQVEKGETVPLEHELNIVKDYLALENIRFEERLHVTYDIDPDTLELPVPPMMLQTLVENAIKHGISRSVNGGTIHISSHVLGVLHEIQIENTGQMLEEVGEHGFGLQSTRQRLNVLFGHKASFEIHNKDTEMVAAKVVMPLI
- the dxs gene encoding 1-deoxy-D-xylulose-5-phosphate synthase translates to MNIMPGQLLGQIEYPADLRKLSKEQLHQVSEELRQYIIDVVSVHGGHFAASLGVVELSVALHYVFNTPYDQLVWDVGHQAYGHKILTGRREVFHTNRKYKGISGFPKRDESEYDTFGVGHSSTSISAALGMAMASHYKGEFDRQHIAVIGDGAMTAGMAFEAMNHAGVANANVLIILNDNCMSIDPNVGALKEYLTDITTSPTYNKLRDDVWNLLGKLPVGKRFTREMASKLEASLKGMVSSSSNLFESLNLRYFGPIDGHNIIKLVDTLQDLKDIPGPKLLHIVTTKGKGYALAEKDQTTWHAPGLFDKITGEIFKKVVEMPQPPKYQDVFGHTIIELAKENDKIMGITPAMPSGSSLKFMMEQMPERAFDVGICEQHAVTLSAGLATQGMRVYCNVYSSFMQRAYDQAVHDVAIQGLPVIFCLDRAGLVGEDGPTHHGAYDIAYLRCIPNMVISSPMNEEELRNLMYTAQLPSNQSPFVIRYPRGQGVMPNWRQPFREIKIGTGRKLRDGNDIAILSLGHPGNFVTEALKELLADGLQPAHYDMRFVKPLDTVMLHEVFSKFDKVITIEDASIQGGFGSAILEFMAMNGYKADVQMLGIPDRIIEHGKPEELHRECGYDAASIANTVRTMLKSKISVTV
- a CDS encoding LytR/AlgR family response regulator transcription factor translates to MKKALIIDDERLARSELKKLLAEHPEIVVVGEAVNAKDGLEKIETLHPDLLFLDIQMPDKTGFELLAELEKVPQVIFTTAYDEYALKAFEYNALDYLLKPVEPKRLADAIHKLHQQEEKERQAAAGIIRTTLSENDQVFVKDGDRCWFVKLQEIRLFESVGNYARVYFENNKPLILKSLNALEERLDERTFFRANRKHIVNLRMIEKIDTYFNGGLLLEMRGGEKIEVSRRQAVKFKEMMSL